A stretch of the Bacillus sp. FJAT-18017 genome encodes the following:
- the ald gene encoding alanine dehydrogenase, whose translation MIIGVPKEIKNNENRVALTPAGVLTLVQAGHKVLIEKEAGVGSGFTNEDYIQAGAEIIETAEKVWQAEMVMKVKEPLESEYNYFRKGLILFTYLHLAAEPFLAKALKMAGVTAIAYETVSVNRTLPLLTPMSEVAGRMSAQIGAQYLQKVNGGQGILLSGVPGVSRGKVTIVGGGIVGTNAAKMAIGLGAEVTIIDLSADRLRYLDDIFGNNIKTLMSNPYNIAQAVKEADLVIGAVLIPGAKAPKLVTEEMVKSMKPGSVIVDVAIDQGGSVETIDHVTTHDNPTYIKHGVVHYSVANMPGAVPRTSTMALTNVTVPYALQIANKGIEKAISENPALKLGVNVANGEVTYEAVARDLKYNYVSVDDAFGKIAVAR comes from the coding sequence ATGATTATTGGTGTACCGAAAGAAATTAAAAACAACGAAAACCGTGTAGCCCTCACTCCAGCAGGGGTTCTTACACTTGTCCAAGCAGGCCACAAGGTTCTGATTGAAAAAGAGGCCGGCGTTGGAAGCGGCTTTACGAATGAAGATTATATCCAGGCCGGTGCAGAAATAATCGAAACAGCTGAAAAGGTCTGGCAGGCTGAAATGGTTATGAAAGTTAAGGAACCACTTGAAAGTGAATACAACTACTTCCGTAAGGGATTAATCCTATTTACCTACCTTCACCTTGCTGCTGAGCCATTCCTTGCCAAGGCACTTAAAATGGCCGGCGTAACGGCAATCGCGTATGAAACGGTTTCCGTAAATCGCACGCTCCCACTTCTTACGCCAATGAGTGAGGTAGCTGGACGGATGTCTGCGCAAATCGGCGCTCAATATCTACAAAAAGTCAATGGCGGACAAGGCATCCTTCTTTCGGGAGTACCTGGGGTAAGCCGAGGCAAAGTGACAATCGTCGGCGGTGGGATCGTCGGCACAAATGCAGCCAAAATGGCAATCGGACTCGGCGCAGAGGTTACCATAATCGACTTGAGCGCTGACCGTCTCCGCTATTTGGATGATATTTTCGGAAACAACATCAAGACATTGATGTCCAATCCATACAACATCGCCCAGGCTGTAAAGGAAGCAGATCTTGTCATCGGTGCTGTCCTGATTCCAGGTGCAAAGGCACCAAAGCTCGTAACAGAAGAAATGGTCAAATCCATGAAGCCAGGTTCGGTCATTGTTGACGTGGCCATTGACCAAGGTGGAAGCGTTGAAACGATTGATCATGTAACAACTCATGACAATCCTACTTACATCAAGCACGGAGTTGTTCATTACTCTGTTGCTAATATGCCTGGTGCCGTACCAAGAACGTCTACCATGGCTTTGACAAATGTAACGGTTCCTTATGCGCTTCAAATTGCCAACAAAGGCATTGAAAAAGCCATCTCTGAAAATCCGGCACTGAAGCTTGGAGTCAACGTGGCTAACGGTGAAGTTACGTACGAAGCAGTAGCACGCGACCTGAAATATAACTATGTATCCGTAGACGATGCTTTTGGCAAAATTGCAGTTGCAAGATAA
- the alr gene encoding alanine racemase encodes MIQQSYRDTWAEISLEAITYNTEQFKKHIGENVKLMAVVKADGYGHGSFRVAKAALLAGAEYLAVALLDEALELRQAGINEPILVLGYTPARSVKKAILGNIELTVFSKETLQEIINQSREMKRRVAVHLKIDTGMTRIGVQTKEEALTLVKMSESADNVLLKGIFTHFANADSEDPSYTAKQFSQFQTVVSFLEKNKIHIPFKHCCNTAATMSFPAMHLDMVRVGIGLYGLYPDASLKKHTLTLKQAMTLKTKIASLKIVPANQPISYGCTYLPPKESVIATLPIGYADGLSRLLSNRGQFLVKGQKAPIVGRVCMDQTMIDVSDIPSSQFDDEAVIFGQNGNAFQEIDEIARIMETINYEVVCLVGKRVPRVYLDSNRNSSTGSLGSSLLEYV; translated from the coding sequence GTGATTCAGCAGAGCTATCGGGATACATGGGCAGAAATTTCATTAGAGGCTATAACATACAATACAGAACAATTCAAAAAGCACATTGGAGAAAACGTGAAGTTAATGGCGGTCGTGAAAGCTGATGGGTACGGCCACGGTTCTTTCCGAGTCGCAAAGGCGGCATTGCTGGCCGGTGCGGAGTATCTGGCAGTCGCCCTTCTTGATGAGGCGCTTGAACTTAGACAAGCTGGTATAAATGAGCCCATCCTCGTATTAGGGTATACCCCAGCCCGCTCTGTGAAAAAAGCTATTTTGGGAAATATAGAGCTGACGGTTTTTTCAAAGGAAACCCTACAAGAAATTATCAATCAATCGAGGGAAATGAAAAGAAGAGTTGCGGTTCACCTAAAAATCGACACTGGAATGACCAGAATTGGTGTTCAAACGAAAGAGGAAGCCTTAACTTTGGTAAAAATGTCCGAGTCTGCAGACAATGTTCTCTTAAAGGGAATCTTCACCCATTTCGCAAATGCGGACAGCGAAGACCCATCCTATACGGCTAAACAGTTTTCACAATTCCAGACGGTGGTTTCATTTTTGGAAAAGAACAAAATCCACATTCCTTTCAAGCATTGCTGCAACACTGCGGCAACAATGTCTTTCCCTGCCATGCATCTTGATATGGTCCGCGTCGGCATTGGATTGTATGGCTTGTATCCTGATGCATCATTGAAAAAACATACTCTAACACTAAAACAGGCTATGACGCTGAAAACGAAAATCGCCTCTCTTAAAATTGTCCCTGCCAACCAGCCGATCAGCTATGGGTGTACATATTTACCACCGAAGGAGAGCGTGATTGCCACCCTGCCGATTGGGTATGCTGACGGCCTTTCAAGACTGCTCTCAAACCGGGGCCAGTTCCTTGTTAAGGGACAGAAGGCTCCAATTGTAGGCCGCGTCTGCATGGACCAAACCATGATTGACGTATCTGATATTCCCTCAAGTCAATTTGACGATGAGGCAGTCATTTTTGGCCAAAACGGCAATGCCTTTCAAGAAATCGACGAGATCGCCCGCATAATGGAAACAATAAATTATGAGGTTGTTTGCCTGGTTGGCAAGCGGGTGCCGAGAGTTTACTTAGATTCTAATAGAAACTCGTCCACGGGCTCGCTTGGTTCCTCTCTGCTCGAATATGTATAG
- a CDS encoding HIT family protein, whose amino-acid sequence MKNCIFCKIIAKEEDAYIIFENDYVCCFLDKYPINRGHVLVVPKKHYSEFVEVDDESLTRIMSVSKHIAAGLQALLKTDGITIMQNNGAFKDVDHYHMHIIPRFLDDGFSWVEPEMVVSPEEFVEISSLLRETFISS is encoded by the coding sequence ATGAAAAATTGTATTTTTTGCAAAATAATAGCAAAGGAAGAGGATGCTTATATAATTTTCGAGAATGATTATGTTTGTTGCTTTTTAGATAAATATCCGATAAATAGGGGACATGTATTGGTTGTACCAAAAAAACATTATAGTGAATTTGTCGAGGTTGATGATGAGAGTTTAACTCGAATCATGAGTGTGTCAAAACATATTGCTGCAGGTCTTCAAGCCTTATTAAAAACAGACGGCATTACAATCATGCAGAATAATGGCGCATTTAAAGATGTTGACCATTATCATATGCACATAATCCCACGCTTTTTGGATGATGGTTTTTCTTGGGTGGAGCCAGAAATGGTTGTATCACCAGAGGAATTTGTTGAGATTTCGTCTTTGTTAAGGGAAACATTCATTTCTTCCTAA
- a CDS encoding long-chain-fatty-acid--CoA ligase, translating to MNVPLVLNEFLDRAANLYGDKQAVFCDDRVFTYKELLGRVNQLSHGLRSLGVKKEDRVAYLAPNTVEMLEGFYGVFQLGAVMVPLNIRLKPEDYLFILNHSESKVLLVDEDLYHLIQPIKQRLATVEHIIVHYKSAETNETDYNSWLGSFPNTTFDREELDENDVCSLLYTSGTTGNPKGVMLTHRNNYFHALSTMHHLRVRDEDVYLHVLPMFHVNGWGSPFYYTANGSTHICLKKATPESIFKAIQDHKVTVLHMAPTVLNSLLQYNEKHQLKIEQPVRVVIAGSAPPPAFVTRVEKELGWEFIQVYGMTESTPLSLVSTIRSQHSHLTSDEKTRIKAMAGYPMMGCDVRVVNEHGDEVARNGKEIGEVVTRSHGVMLGYWKNNEATMETIRNGWLHTGDMGTIDEYGYIEIVDRKKDIIISGGENISSIEVEGVLYEHPAVLEAAVVAVPHEKWGETPHAFVVVREGQLVTDAELIAFSREKLAHFKAVTGITFVEELPKTASGKIQKVHLRNEYWEKHGKKGRFVN from the coding sequence ATGAATGTACCTTTAGTTTTAAATGAATTTTTAGATCGAGCGGCGAATTTATATGGTGACAAACAAGCTGTGTTTTGTGATGACCGGGTGTTTACATACAAGGAACTGCTGGGCCGGGTCAATCAGCTGTCGCATGGATTAAGGTCGCTAGGTGTCAAAAAGGAAGACAGGGTTGCCTATCTAGCACCGAACACCGTTGAGATGCTTGAAGGCTTTTACGGTGTGTTCCAGCTTGGCGCAGTGATGGTTCCACTCAATATCCGCTTGAAGCCCGAAGATTATTTATTCATTTTAAATCATAGTGAATCAAAGGTTCTGCTTGTTGATGAGGATTTGTACCACCTCATTCAACCGATCAAGCAGCGATTGGCCACAGTCGAACACATTATCGTTCACTATAAATCCGCTGAAACAAATGAAACCGATTACAACAGCTGGCTCGGAAGTTTTCCAAACACAACCTTTGACCGTGAAGAACTTGATGAAAATGATGTCTGCAGCTTGTTGTATACGAGCGGTACGACCGGAAACCCAAAGGGCGTTATGCTAACCCACCGCAACAACTATTTCCATGCTTTAAGCACGATGCATCATTTGCGTGTCCGTGACGAGGATGTTTACTTGCATGTCCTGCCAATGTTCCATGTTAACGGCTGGGGATCGCCATTTTATTACACAGCCAACGGCTCAACCCATATTTGCTTGAAAAAAGCAACACCAGAATCGATTTTCAAAGCTATACAGGATCACAAAGTCACGGTTTTACATATGGCACCAACCGTCCTGAATTCCTTGCTGCAATACAACGAGAAACATCAGTTGAAAATTGAGCAGCCGGTCCGGGTCGTGATTGCTGGCTCCGCCCCTCCTCCGGCATTCGTAACCCGGGTTGAAAAAGAGCTTGGCTGGGAATTCATCCAGGTATATGGAATGACGGAATCAACACCGTTAAGTTTGGTTTCGACAATCCGTTCCCAGCATAGCCACCTAACTTCCGATGAAAAAACGCGCATTAAGGCCATGGCTGGTTATCCGATGATGGGCTGCGATGTCCGGGTCGTGAATGAACATGGTGATGAAGTAGCCCGCAATGGCAAGGAGATTGGCGAGGTTGTAACAAGAAGCCATGGCGTAATGCTAGGCTATTGGAAAAATAACGAAGCAACAATGGAAACGATTCGCAATGGCTGGCTCCATACCGGCGATATGGGGACTATCGATGAATACGGCTATATTGAAATAGTCGATAGGAAAAAGGATATTATCATAAGCGGTGGTGAGAACATTTCCTCGATTGAGGTTGAAGGGGTGTTGTATGAGCACCCGGCTGTCCTGGAAGCGGCTGTCGTTGCCGTCCCTCACGAAAAATGGGGTGAGACACCACATGCGTTTGTTGTTGTACGCGAAGGACAACTGGTCACCGACGCAGAACTTATCGCTTTTTCCCGGGAAAAATTAGCCCATTTCAAAGCAGTAACCGGGATTACCTTCGTCGAGGAACTTCCGAAAACAGCCTCCGGTAAAATCCAAAAGGTGCATCTCCGGAACGAGTATTGGGAGAAGCATGGCAAAAAAGGCCGTTTTGTGAATTAG
- a CDS encoding cobalamin-binding protein, with translation MKLISLCPSNTELVAYLGLSSSLIGVDDFSDWPAEVSTLPRLGPDLNIDIEMAAALKPDLVLASLSVPGMERNIKELEKHNLPYVIVPNPKTLKEVGDCLLFVGKVTGTLEKATRVHEKFNRILEHYDLLSKRVPVPKTVYWEWWAKPVFTPGGSNWLTEMSRLAGGRNVFEDHPEASVQTDWDDVKQRNPDVIGVVWVGVHKKKVNPKVIKKRPGWDEMKAMQNNQLYILDEPLFCRPSPLLLNGLAQIAHILHPEIFPKYKEGTDLLLS, from the coding sequence TTGAAACTAATCTCGCTTTGTCCTAGCAATACCGAACTTGTTGCCTATTTAGGGTTGTCGTCATCCTTGATTGGAGTCGACGATTTTTCCGACTGGCCAGCCGAAGTAAGCACACTCCCAAGGCTAGGGCCTGATTTAAACATTGATATTGAGATGGCTGCAGCTTTAAAGCCCGATTTGGTGCTGGCCTCCTTATCTGTCCCTGGAATGGAACGGAACATTAAAGAATTGGAAAAGCATAACCTACCGTATGTAATCGTTCCTAACCCAAAGACACTTAAGGAAGTTGGCGATTGTCTTTTGTTTGTTGGAAAGGTTACCGGTACACTCGAAAAAGCAACTCGGGTGCATGAAAAGTTCAACCGTATCTTGGAACACTATGATTTGCTAAGTAAGAGAGTCCCTGTCCCGAAAACGGTTTACTGGGAATGGTGGGCAAAGCCGGTCTTTACTCCTGGCGGCTCGAATTGGCTGACTGAAATGAGCAGGCTCGCTGGCGGAAGGAATGTATTTGAGGACCACCCTGAAGCTAGTGTCCAAACTGATTGGGACGATGTCAAACAGCGAAACCCTGACGTCATTGGCGTTGTTTGGGTAGGTGTACATAAAAAGAAAGTGAATCCAAAGGTCATTAAGAAGCGCCCCGGCTGGGACGAGATGAAGGCCATGCAAAACAATCAGCTTTATATCCTTGATGAGCCATTATTTTGCCGCCCCTCTCCCCTTTTATTGAACGGTCTCGCTCAAATCGCTCATATCCTTCACCCCGAGATTTTTCCAAAATACAAGGAAGGCACTGACTTGCTGCTAAGTTGA
- a CDS encoding sulfurtransferase: protein MNYIIEKEWLLEKMKDENVRIVDCRFALGNPIKGQQEYEQGHIPGAVYFDLEKDLSGEVQTHGGRHPLPDLDVFIGKLEEAGIDENKVIVAYDNGEGAFASRFWWMLTYLGHEKVYVLNGGYKEWLAANYPTTTEVQVFEKGNFTKNIQRELLADVEEVRKIASGRNPGTVLIDSREEKRYLGIEEPIDKKKGHIPGAVNKQWMDGLEKGRFKPAAQQSARFSDLNRQNEIVVYCGSGVTAAPNFLTLKEAGFDNVKLYLGSFSDWISYKDNEIE, encoded by the coding sequence ATGAACTATATTATTGAAAAAGAATGGCTGCTAGAAAAAATGAAAGACGAAAATGTACGAATTGTCGATTGCCGGTTTGCGCTAGGTAATCCTATTAAAGGCCAGCAGGAATACGAACAGGGCCACATACCGGGAGCGGTTTATTTTGATCTGGAAAAGGATCTGTCCGGAGAGGTACAAACACATGGCGGGAGGCACCCGCTTCCTGACCTGGATGTCTTTATCGGAAAACTTGAAGAGGCTGGCATCGATGAAAATAAAGTGATTGTCGCGTATGACAATGGAGAAGGTGCGTTTGCATCAAGGTTTTGGTGGATGCTCACCTATCTCGGCCACGAGAAAGTCTATGTACTAAACGGCGGCTACAAAGAGTGGCTTGCTGCTAATTACCCTACAACAACAGAAGTCCAAGTATTTGAAAAAGGCAATTTTACAAAAAACATTCAACGTGAACTGCTAGCTGATGTTGAGGAAGTACGTAAAATTGCTTCAGGAAGAAATCCCGGTACAGTCCTAATTGATTCACGAGAGGAAAAACGCTACTTGGGGATTGAAGAGCCGATCGATAAAAAGAAAGGCCATATCCCTGGGGCAGTTAACAAGCAGTGGATGGATGGTCTTGAGAAGGGCCGTTTCAAGCCGGCAGCCCAGCAATCTGCTAGATTTTCTGACCTAAATAGACAAAACGAAATCGTGGTTTACTGTGGATCCGGGGTAACCGCCGCCCCTAATTTCCTGACATTGAAAGAAGCAGGTTTTGATAATGTTAAGCTATACCTCGGCAGCTTCAGTGACTGGATTTCTTATAAGGACAATGAAATAGAATGA